The genome window GCTTCGCTGCTTTCTTTTGGTACCTGTCAAATTTAACAGAATTTGAGATATTGCAAAAACATATTAACCAGTACAAGAACCTAGACAAGTACATGCACCAGAATCTCATAAGCAACACAAAGATATAATACTTGCAAATTTTCAGAATGACCTAATTGGTTGAACACCAGCAAACTATTGATTAGCTCATTTAATACTCTTTACTAGAATTTTCCAAGCTGAATCAAGATCAAGAATGACAATATATTAGAGTTGATGAAAGTCCTTAAAATACGTGGGCTCACCTGccataaaaaagaaagattacTGATAGCAGAGAGCATATCACCATCGTTGACAGCGCAAGAGGCCAAGACAAAGTCACCAAATAGATGAATGCTCCTGTTCCCTAGAAGTTACAATTCACATTACTAGCTGTACGAGATGAAAGATCAACTGATTACCAGGACAACTAAGCAAGATCACATACGAACCAGAATTGAAAAACCAACTTACCTGAAGCAAGTTGCGTACAATCAGATGTAGATTGCCTCCAAAAGTGTGGGATAATCTTTGACAGTCTGTTCCAAGCCTGCTGGTCAAATCACCGACAGCTTCGGtacgaaaaaaggaaaaatcctgtATGACAGGCAATTTTGATACATCATAAAAGTGGCAACTGACAGTATATCTcaaaataccagaaaattagTAGCATGCACATTATGTATTGAAACTAATGCAGAAGTCAAACCTGATCAAGAAGAATGCTGTACAGAGTTTTCCTCATACGTTTAACCTGCTTGATTGGGTCTTGTACCATCAGTTATGACTTTGACGAAAGAATGAGTACACATTTAAACAGGTTGTATGGAGGGCAGATGTTCAACCAGACCATATCATTACAAATGCTAGGTGGTCTTGAAGAGAGGGTCAGTTGATGACTATAAAGAGTAGATAAAAAGCAACTCTAGTAGTAAGAGTAAGACAATGAAGAAAACCACCAGGCTATCAGACCTATGCCTACACAATTAGCGCCGGTGAAATAACAACAGAAAAACATtgaataaaacaaaagaaatagaaGCATTTTAAACATTAacacagaaaaaaaatgaattccTTGACAAGGGTGTGGAAAAGCTTCCAATTGATACATTATGAACTTGCCATGAGGAAGAACAAATCCACGAGTAAACATTTTCCTCTCTTCCTTGTTCCTTTTTATTGGGTTATTCATGCTTctcttttgagttgtttttgtaGGGAGGATAACATACGAATGAAACTCATCTTACATAAGCCATTCTAAGACTAAGGTTCCAAGCATGTACCTAAATCAAGAGAAGACTATAATTGACAGCATGTCAAGGGAATGAGTAGTTTAATTGTTTATGTGTGTTTGAGATAAAAACACAAGGAAAAGATTGAAATGTTCTTTGACATATATAAGTCCTTGACAACAGATGATCTTCTCCTCGATTGAGTATCTGATTTGTCAACGTGCCGCTGAAGGCAAATATGAATAATCTAAAATACTTGCACTGATTTGTTGCCTCCAAGTTAGGTTGTCATTGCAGATCTCACAAAATTCAAGAAGCATTTACTTTTTAAGGCAACCGGTTTCTTGTATTTAACTGATCAAGCTATACAAGGAACAACTCCGCCCAATAGATATAGGAcataaaatattttgaaaattaaaagaaaaaacactCGTCAACAAACCACACTGTTAGTCTCTAGACTCACCAAGACAGTATTTGCAACGGCAAAGCAGCCACTTCGCAAGCCACTGTCCATAAAAATTCATGCACCTGTCACTAATTTTAAATAGTACCCTTCATGGCTTATAACTAGTTAATGGTCTCTGAGACACATGGAATATGACGCCTTAAAAGCAACAATTTGAAATATGAGCATTCAAAGTCGAAGAAGGCCAATAGACCTGCAAATCCCAGAAGTGAaacaaaggaaaactagtaacTTTGAGTTCCCCAGGAACACGTCCCGGTTACCACTGTGTGCAGCGAAGATTGATGCAGCCAATATACTTGGTATTGAGATCTCCGCTACCTGAACAATAAAAATGCCGCATTATACAGTAATGAGCGTAGATAGCTAACAACCACGGAATTAAAGGGGCaaccttctctctctctctctcaatatTAAAAGTTGATTTAAAACACTCTGGCCGAAATGGTAGAAATAGAGCTAGTTTGACGAGTGAAAATGAACCAACCGCAGCTATGGCAAGGGCGGCAAAGGCTGTGCATAGGACCCATCTCTGATCAGCCACCAGCGTCCACATCCTAGCAAGGGCATAGGGAAGACTCACTGGATTGGCTGAAGTAGGGGAGCCATCTTGTTTTCCCTCTGCATTATATAAATTCCACCAACTCCCACCTGGAATAAAAGGCCTAACAATATTCACCCATTCCTTTAATTTGTCAAAATTAGAGTCCCCTATTTGAAGTCCATCATCATCGTCATCTTGATATGCTTCCGGAGAAACACCACCGCCTTTTACGGATGAAGACTCTGAAAAGTGGGAGTATTTTCGAGATTGAACATTTGGGACTGAGATTGAATATGGAAATCTCAACTTACTATTGAAGGCTAGGTTCAAGTGTAATTTACGAATAGTGATATTTGTACTACGGAGTTTTCCAAATTCAGGGCTAGAATGAGTGCGGGGACTGGTCAAACAAATTGCCATGCTCCTATCATCCTAATCAAACTCAAAAGTGATTGTATTCTTCAGTTGGCGGCAAAACAAGCATCTTCACAAATAGAAACCCCCCATAATTCCCATTGCCATAAAGGAACCACTGCTTCTAGCACTTGCCGTTCTATATCCGAATGAACATTTGCAACATCACATTCAGCAGCGCGACATGGAAAGGCAGCTTCATTACCTTACCGTCCCTCAGCTCGTGTATCTGGCCTGGCAAGTGTACTCGAGTATCGGCCAAGTTTAGCGATCCGGTAGGAAATaatatgggataatttcagagaATCTCCCCTGAGGTTTATAACAATTTCATTGATCTCTCTAAAGtttacaaaattacatttttctcCCCCtaatttgatagttttaatGATCAAACCTTAAAATAACATTGACttagtcaaatttttaaatgaataccctaaaatattcttgtgtaatgagttttaatatattttcttaTACAATTGTAAGATTATCTAGaacaaatacaagaaaaatgCTAAATTTTTCTTGTCTATATCTAATATTTGAGAAatgactataataataattttatgaTTATAATAGGATTtctttttagtattttattatgaatttataTCTATATAATAGAGAAGAAAGTGGGATTACCATATGTTGGTAGTAAATTTGGGtcatttcttttcatttattgTTGATCTTGATACCAACGAAAAATGGAAAACATATCACCTAAAATATTGGATCACGTATAAAGTTAATTCATCAAAAAAATTACTAACTCGACATTTGGTTACAATATAAGCTATAGACAATAATGATAGTTCTTTAGTCTTGTTGGGAAAAAATGAataagaaggaagatgaatgaaaaaaaaatacttgtaAAACTCATTCTTAATATGAGCATaccaaacaagaaaatttcattTAAATGTTTAAGGAttgtattgtcattttaaatgacaaCAAAAGGTATgcatagtttttaaattatcaaAAGAGCTAAGTGAAATTATAAAAAATCTCAAAAGAGgattctaaaattatcccaaatagtATGCATGAACCCAAGTCGGGCAATATGGAATGATCTGGAATCAAGCTCTTAACACGTAATTATAATTAGTAGGTTTTAAGGGATGTCCAATGCAATCATTAAAAAATGCATTTGTAAAAActattttgataataaaaattatGGAAGGTACAATTAATCTATAAGAAGTCTACGATAACAAAATAACTTGTTTTATTGTTAATTGGAGAAATGTAAGTGGTTTACAATTGTGAAATAAGTGATTAAAAAACAAATAATCTTTGCAGAAATAATGTTGTTAGATTTCGGAATTTCTTTTTGACCTATTTAAGACCATTATatctttataattaaataataGTTTGAAACTGCAGTGATTTATTAAAAAGTACTTCACTTAAGAAAGATTTTAATACAAGTGCTCATTAAGTAATTAAGTATGTTGTTTAGATGCATGTTCAATGAGTTagataatatataatttaaaaattttaaatgtatttatctctttattgaGTTCataatattaaataaaataattaaatttcatattttattttttaaaactcaAAAAGACCAATTTGAACTCTTACTAAAAGTGCTACTTTTAAATTTATGGGATGATTTTTACCAAACATCTCAAAATTACTTTTATcatatgcttttcttttttttgggcaaaagcACTGAACTTCTAGACGGgatgtaaaaatatttttaaaattagaaaaaaaagtgATCATTGCCTCTGGTTAAAATAATGGAGCATTACTAGAAAGTATCATAAAATATTGCAACTAACAAGATGTAATTACTAACGGTGTGACAGCAGCTTTGAAGATCCTCTTCAATTTTACCTCTTAAGTCTTACCCCATTCTACCTCATATTACCTTATTACTTTTGCTAGTCAACAGCAATACACAGTGTTATAATAATTGTCATGACCTCCACTATGATGCATTCAAGTAACTTAATAAAGTTAAAGTTTTAATTGTATCAATTTTGAAAATACGTGTTCAGAGTTTGAATCGGTCGCAAGAAAAGGTGCATGAAGTCACACTATTTGATCTCGGTAACACGAAAAGTCTACTTAACTTTTCTAGAATTCAACCAAATATTTGTTACTCTTTACTACTTTCTAAGAATAGGAGTATGAACGAAATTTTGAAGGTAACCACAACAAGTGTAATTTCTGAAACCGCGGGGAGGTCCTTGTAAAAATAATAGCACATCTCAGGGGTGGTAAGCGTAATATCGCAAGCGCTGCTTTTTACGACGTCGTTATGGATCTCGTTCCCCTAAAGATGCTAGCAGCACAGCTGTAAGTGCagatcgaagtcgaaaaagagTGAACTGTGCAGTTGCCGGCGGGTGGCAACCGCTCCGCTCCCAACCTAAAAGACGCCATGGCAGAGAAAGAGCCCGTGAAGTCGAAGCCAAGACCAATCATACGATTAGGCCTCTTCCTCATGTCTCATAGTCTCCTTGTTAGGTATATAcgctattttattttattttatttttataatttatattgtaaatgtctGCGCGCCATTTATATGTGCATTCAAGCTTTACGGAATGCGGATTTCATGTTTTTTTAACGGAGTTTGGATTTGCAAAGCTGATAAATGTTGTACTTTGGTATGGAATTGCAGTGTAGTGTGCTGTACGGCTGGCATTTTGGCGCTCCTGCTCTTGCCTGTTCTCGCCAAGAACACCTACATTTCCGAAAACGCTCTCATGCCTGGTTAGTTTAACTTAAAAACTTCCTTTTCTGGTGCTTGCTATTGTTGTCATGATGCGTGTACATGTATGTGATTTTCTTGTTTCCTAAAAACGAacattttcatctatttattaaaaaaaatacacttttttttttttagttgtttCGGATGATGTGCTTGTTTGAGACCAGACTACGTCTTGAAGCCTAAATTTCACTTAACTGCGATTTGGCGCCACTGGAAATGCTGCAGACTATCTCAGACCGTAGGAACTTCAATTTGAACATTGTTGTTGAAGATAAATACCAGTGGTTTATATGCCCTGCTCAGCTGAGCTATAAAGTTTAATATATGTCTGTTGTCTGATGTGTATGCTTTGAGGCGAAAAGCTCCTGGAGTGTTCTGAGTTGTAACTAATGTGAATTTTTACTATGTGCGGTTCAACAATATCAATAATCAGTTGAGTCTGTGTTTACAGTTCCATGACCTTGACTAAAATTTTGATTATAACTTTTCTATTATCTGATTTTAACAACATAGTCATGTTCATGTAGGGTTTGTGGACTTCATTAGTCAATCATTAACATCCTATGTTGCTTGCCAAAATAATGCTGTTCTTGATTTTTACTTGTGGCATCTTGACCTGTTAATCTTCAGGTTCTGCCAGCCCAATGCTCTCCAGTGATGATGTTTCGGAGGCAAGCAGATTTGTGGACAAGATTTTGAGCTTAGATTCAAGTTCTGCAAGCTTAGGCATGTGAGTAACTTTCCAcaattttttgttgtttctgtGCTGATATTCTACTCAAATGCTCTCTTCAATTATTATTGAAAATGTTATAATTACAGAATGGGTAAATAACCAACAACATGTCTATCTTTGTTGACTTTTTCCTCATAAATCTGGTGGACATCATGTGACACTAGCTACTAAGCAGTATTTTTCTCGATATGGCTTTTTTGTGCTTCAGTGGTGGTGTGAGACATGGAATGCAGTAATAGGATTTTCGACATCATGGTTTTGCAATAAAGCATTCATCTGTTTCAGAATTATATCACCATactatcttctttttcttttctaagttGCACTTTTTGTACATTTTCTCTGCCTTTTCATGTTTGGATGTAGAGAAATTCCGAGATTGATAAAGCAGCATATTACAGCATTGGGTGGCGAAGTTAATTATCATGAATTTAGATCCCAATTGAATACATTCCGTCCACTGCAGTTTTTTGCCAGTCCTGATCCTGGAATCATCCAAGAGAATTATAGTTGTATGTCATATGGTCTTAATACTGTTGGAATTATTAGAGCTCCACGTGGAGATGGGAAGGAAGCTATAGTAATAGTGACACCTTACAATTCTAGGAAAGTCACTGCCGGCGAGGCTTTATCACTAGGCATTGGATACTCTGTCTTCTCTTTGCTAACCCGAGTTACTTGGCTTGCAAAGGATATTATATGGCTGGCTTCAGATTCACAATATGGGGAATATGCTGGAGTAGCTGCTTGGCTCAGAGAGTACCATACACCATTCTTTGGTGGCTTGGGAAAGCTACATTCTGAAATATGTTGTGAACCAAGTGGTTTTTCTGAGTTCGAAACAGATGCAATTTTAGAAACAGGAATTTCTGATACTTTTCGACATGCTGGCACAATGGCTGCTGCTCTTGTTATTAAAGTAGCAGATAGTAGCTCAGAGTTTGAGAAGGATGCCCTTAGCATTTATGCTGAAGCGTCCAATGGTCAGATGCCAAATCTGGATTTGGTCAATATCGTGAACTATCTAGCAGTACATGGGCAGAATTTAAGGGTGAAGGTGGAGAAAATACAGTCATTTCTTCACTCTTGGTGGCTAAGGGGTCTGGGTGGACTATTTGAGTCTCTGGGAAAACTTGCTAGAAGTCTGAACCCTCAATGGAGCTTTGGTATATCAATTGCTGAATATGTTGAAGGTTCTGCTACACTTGCCAGCTCCCTGTATAATCAGGTACTGAAACCTACTTTCTCTCTAATTTATTTACTGAACTAATCAAGTATGAAAGACTTTTGCTAAAGATTTGGGAACTATGTCTTTTTTCAGGCATTGGGTGTTCCAACAGGTCCACATGGGGCTTTTCGTGACTATCAAGTAGATGCAATAACTATGGAGTTCTCACGCCAGCTTTCACCAGGTTATAGAAACCGACGAACTGAGTTCCTTATGCGAGGAGGCAGGTTGGCTTTAGT of Coffea arabica cultivar ET-39 chromosome 5c, Coffea Arabica ET-39 HiFi, whole genome shotgun sequence contains these proteins:
- the LOC113722809 gene encoding uncharacterized protein, translating into MAEKEPVKSKPRPIIRLGLFLMSHSLLVSVVCCTAGILALLLLPVLAKNTYISENALMPGSASPMLSSDDVSEASRFVDKILSLDSSSASLGIEIPRLIKQHITALGGEVNYHEFRSQLNTFRPLQFFASPDPGIIQENYSCMSYGLNTVGIIRAPRGDGKEAIVIVTPYNSRKVTAGEALSLGIGYSVFSLLTRVTWLAKDIIWLASDSQYGEYAGVAAWLREYHTPFFGGLGKLHSEICCEPSGFSEFETDAILETGISDTFRHAGTMAAALVIKVADSSSEFEKDALSIYAEASNGQMPNLDLVNIVNYLAVHGQNLRVKVEKIQSFLHSWWLRGLGGLFESLGKLARSLNPQWSFGISIAEYVEGSATLASSLYNQALGVPTGPHGAFRDYQVDAITMEFSRQLSPGYRNRRTEFLMRGGRLVEGVVRSVNNLLEKFHQSFFLYLLTSPNRFVSVGVYMIAFALLVAPLPMVAASLFSDASKLGSMNEQSTSGPFSKPALKFRSWKWLHAARTVLIVQFWGAFMTLLPYFYCHIPNSSPMTRLLIWIVLLIISLLLLWLNLGSIFSHGNNTQSQRTQWAYLKSVTIAAAFTGLCLMSVINFATAEIGALLLVPMCLMTVPMKLKGWTLRTSMQVACNLVLTFLGFPPVAFVVLKGALKGFDSISIGEFWTWMEALWEWNSATYVYICMVHLPCWVLCILTLLHPC